AAGCTCGGTACTGATGGGGTCAAAGGGCTTACCCTGGTTAATGTTATATGAGTTAGGAACATATCCAGCCATTCAAATTAGGCCTATTCTATTGAAATCTCATGATAATTTTGCTTGTTTGGTTGTTTCATGGTCAGGACCTGATTGCTGGTGGTACAGATAGCTCAGCTACTACTATGGAATGGGCGATGTCTGAGATCTTGAGGTAGCCAAGCACAGCTAATAAGGCAACTGAAGAGCTGGATAGAGTCACAGGGAGAGATAGATGGGGGGAAGAGAAAGACATCCCCCAACTTCCTTAATATAGATGCAATTGTGAAGGAGACAATGAGGCTACACCCTGTCACTAGCTGTCCTGCTAGCACCTCACCTGGCTCTTCATGATTGCAATGTAGCTGGCTGTGATATTCGCAGAGGAACCCAAGTCCTTGTAAACGCATGGAGCATAGGACCCCAACATATGGGATGCACCGGAGGAATTTCGACCAGAGAGGTTCCTAGGGAAGGCAATTGATGTGAAGGGGCAAAACTTGAGCTGCTGCCATTTGGTTCAAGGCGGAGGATGTGTGCTGGATACAGGCTTGGCCTAAAGATGATTCGATCAAGCTTGACTAACATGCTGCATGGATTCCACTGGAAATTGCCTTGGGATATGAAGACAGAAGAGCTGAACATGGAGGAAGGTCCCGCTTGTTGCTGTCATGGAGCCTAGACTTCCAAGTCATCTTTACTAGTCGTGCCTTAGACCTATGTTTTCTTAATCTTATTCAGGTTTGTGCTGTGGTTTTACTGAGGTTCTGGCGTAAAGCGGTTTCTGAATAAATGGTTTGGGATTTTGGTGACCTGATCTTAAGCCTATGGCCTTGATGGGAACTTTCTTTTTTCGGTTCCTTCTGTGCTTCTCCTCCTTCCTTTATCTCCTCCTTATGCAAGTCATTTTCACTTTGGACTGTGTACATAAAGGGCCCAATAGGAATATCTTGGTAGTCCTGGAGAGGCTCCAGGGTCTTAACCACAGTGCTCATTGTTGGTCTATGCTTTGGCATGTGGCTCATGCACCAGTAAGCCAATGCAGCAGCCTTTTGAGCCCCTGCTTCTGAGTATTGGCCTTCAACTCTTGGATCCATTATTCTGGTGAGCTTCCTGGAATAGTTCAGTTGAGGCCTAGCCCATTCTGCTAGGTTCTTCTCCCTGTTAGGCCTGGTCTTGTCCATTGATCTTCTCCCAGTTAGTAGCTTCAAGAGCACCACTCCAAAGCTGTAAACATCGCTCATTGCTGTCAAATGCCCTGCAAACAAGCAAACTTCTTATTTGTACTCCAAAGGAATATGCCCTTAACATTCAATCTAGATTGGATTAAACCTTACTGAATTTCCTGTGATAATGTACTCTGGAGCAGCTTACCCTTGTGTCCCCATGACTCGGGTTGAAACATGCGTGTCATCGCCTTCAGGGCCGTCTTTTGCTAAACCAAAATCTTATAATTTGGGAGTATGATCCTGAAAAAGGTATCAACAAAAGGTCAGCGATCATAAACAAAGCCAACAATAATGCTGAAGTGGATGAATTAGAACTCGCCACAGGTAACAGTATGATCCCCATTTTATAGGCAGCATGATACCCATTTTATAGCTAACATGGGAATTCGTGTTGTTAGGAATTGGAAGGAACACGaaagaaaatcatcattaataagATTCCTTCTATTATTAGCCTGTCAATGAAACTAAGACATGTTATAAGATCATAGATTGTTAGCCCTTGGGGGCTGTCTAActatgttttgatgataacaacaTAAGATGAAGTGTACTGAGTTGTTTGAATTAAGAAAAGTTTcaagttttattgaaaatttcaaaagaaagataaagattGTCTAAAAAAAGATTTGAAGGACACGAAAAAATGAATCCTTAAAGATTTATAAGGTTTAAGAAATTTTGTAAGATGAATCTCTTGCATGTGTTTAGGATTAAACTGATTTTTATACACTTTTAATGCATTCATTTAGATTTAGGcgacatttgtttttttaactttttactgaaagcaaattgctttcagatttcaaattgtttatttcttcactttttgttaatttattatttatttaaaaaaaaattttattgaatagaaaaagataaaatatttgatttttttttttaaagttaaaaataacattggtttttgtttattttttaatacttaataaaaatgaaatattaaaaaacaaacaacttgaGTGCAATTGAAATCCCATATCAATATTAAgatcaattttaataatatttataatgtccatataattttaaaacatatttatacaataaaaaatggcctactatatataatatgttaggaaaagaaaatttttctcCACAGAAGTCGAGTTTTACAAAATCCTACCACaagtcaataaaaaaagaaaaatgtttgacGTAAGTTGAGATTAGAGTTTGAAATTACAAGTAATGCAAGTGTAAAGTTTTCATTATGCATGTTTGTGCAATTTTCCTTAAATCTTGAAAGTCACGGATAACAAAATATGACCATAATCCACCAATTCATACACTAAAAAATATCTTCTATAGAGGGAATAGTCCtgaaccataaaaaatatagagaCAGGCCGGCCATGGGGTGGGTTCAATTATTATTGAGATCGCTCATGGGGTGAAACAATTTTATTCTATGCAACTTGATTATTGAGATGGTGATGGGGATAAAAGAAGGTCCACCCTTAATGTCAGGACAAAGAAGCATGTTGCCCATGATTTTCTGAAAAGCTAAACATATTCTAAACAGTACTTCTTGCAAGCCCAAAGACACCAAAGTAGTGCATCAGAAGAGCTTGGAAAGAGGTGTTGGGTGCTAGGTCAATTTTTCGAATAGATCAAAAGAAAGCTAAAGATTGTCTAAAAAAGATTTGAAGGACACCAAAGGATGAATCCTTAAAGATTTATAAGGTCTAAGAAATTTTGTAAGATGAATCTCTTGCGtgtatttaatattaaattgattttcatacatttttaaTGTATTCATTTAGACTTAGTTGACgcttgtttttttaactttttgttgaaagcaaattacttttagattttaaatcatttatttcttaaatttttttattaaatagaaaataataaaatatttgattttttcttaaagttaaaaataatatattagtttttatttactttttaatacttaatagaaatgaaatatttaaaaacaaacaacttgaGTGCAATTGAAATCTCGTATCAATATTAAGATCAATTTTAATACCATTTATAATGtccatataattttaaaacatatttatacaataaaaaatggcatactatatataatatgttaggAAGAGAAAATTTTTCTCCATAGAAGTTGAGTTTCACAAAATCCTACCACaagtcaataaaaaaagaaaaatgtttgacATAAGTTGGGATCAGAGTTTGAAATTATAAGTGATGCAAGTGTAAAGTTTTCATTATGCATGTTTGTACAATTTTCCTTAAATCTTGAAAGTTACGGATAACAAAATATGACCATAAGCCAACAATTCATGCACTAAAAAATATCTTCTATAGAGGGAATAGTCTtgaaccataaaaaatatagagaCAGGGCGGACATGGGCTGGGTTCAATTATTATTGAGATCGCAGATGGGATGAAGCAGTTGTATTCTATGCAAACTTGATTATTGAGATGGTGATGGGGATAAAAGAAGATCCACCCTTAATGTCACGACAAAGGCATATTCCAAACAATACTTCTTGCAAGCCCAAAGACACCAAAGTAGTGCATCAGAAGAACTTGGAAAGAGGTGTTGGGTGCTAGGTCAATTTTTCGAATAGATTGaagtaaaatgtttgtttatgaaaattttttaaatacgaATTGATAATGTGAAAGGTACagtattgttttatatttaaattgaaagtgtcaattttttgttttttctgatCTCCATGCATTACATAACTCCATCAGAAATTCCCGGGGTGAGTAATAGGATTTGACGATAGACTTAAAAAGTCATCTATAGACACTTTATACGTAATCATTCTAGATAACACTTGTATTCTCTGTATTACCTGATATAAAGTTAATAGATGCTCAttcctatatatataatgatatctcaaaagatttaattttttattatatttaattctttttatttttctttattgagtTATCGAAttgactttatttattattccacTTTTTAAGAACAAGTGATATTGATGTAAAAGGATCGGGATAGAAATGATATTTTGATTAGaagcaactttggaattgattaTTTAGGATTATTGACTTAAAGACTAATGTCATTTATAActtctacaattttttatttaaatgttattattgagctattttaattagttttgaatttaTTGGTAATGTATTAAGCTCTGACATGTGAAATGAGTCTGGTACCTTTAGCTTTTGCGTTGGAGACTTTCTATTGGGTAGGCTTGGCCGAAGTCCCACTCTCAAATCACTACCATAAAAGTTGTTTCCTTGTTAGGAGAAATGTCCAAGAAAATTGCAGACTGAGGCCCCATGAACGAGAAAGGAGGTCAATTATTGAAGCACTCATTCATTTAGTTCTGCTGTGCAACTTCTGTTTATGCatcatctttatataaaaggttTCATGGGAGGGCCAAGAGGAGATACATATGATCAGGCATGATAAAAGCATGGTGTTCCCATACACTTTAACATGATAAACAGGGCAAGGATTAATGAGCATTCTTGTAGTCATAACATCAAGAAATATCCCCCAATTGAAAGAGACTAAGGTAGTATTtagttttttaacttaatactcaatgtaatttactttcaaaatttttaaatagaaaaaacaaaaatatttaataataataaaataataaaaaataaatgatttaatatttaatagtattaagttaaataaaattccatttaaatttaagtaaaaaagcCAAACACGAAAGTATTAAACTATAGTATCCAATATTAGCCTTGGCCATTAGTTGAGAAGGTTGCTGTTCTCCTCCATGGATGCAATgacagattcttctgtgttaaatttataaatgttttctcTCTGCTTTTGTGTCATCTTGGTGGACACTGGAAGATCAAGCCATTTAAGTAAGACATTTTTATTGGGTTTTGGTGAGTGAATGATATCTCTGAGTGAtacaccttttttatttttatttttagcttttACCTTATGTTTAATTCCTCGAAACTAAGAAggaaagcaattttttttttaaattatcttctcatattaattattctatataaaataggaaaaaaatcaaatataattaaaattaattaaaaatttatatattttcaaattatttaatcttatttgaaaagaattaaaaaaaaataaaatgaattgaaaataacatataaaaataatttattaatattaaatatatttttattttttatttccttccatttttcttctttactttctttttcccTTCCAATCAAACATAATGTTTTaagtgtttaataaaatatttaaactctTGTAAATGGTTGAATAGTACTACCAAAATGTGATTCACATGAGTTCAATATATGCTTTCCACCAGCTTATTTGCTTATAAATAGTCCCCCGTTCCTCAAACTTTCACCACCATTAATGGAGGCTCCTTCTTGGGTTGTTTTGGCCCTAGCATGGCTAGCCTCAGTAGCCCTTCTCTCAAAAGTTTTCAGTTTCCGGCCACCCCACAAGCAAAACCTTCCACCAGGTCCCACACCATGGCCGATCATCGGCAACCTAAACCTCATTGGCCATCTCCCCCACCGGTCCCTCCACAAACTGTCCCAAAAATATGGACAAATAATGGAGCTTCGATTTGGGTCTTTCCCAGTTGTAGTGGCCTCATCTTCAGAAATGGCAAAGCAGTTCTTAAAGACAAACGATCACCTCTTTGCCTCCAGGCCTCACACTGCTGCCGGCAAGTACATTACTTATAACTACTCCAACATCACCTGGGCTCCTTACGGTCCATACTGGCGCCAAGGGCGTAAAATCTTCCTCACAGAGCTGTTCAGCTCGAAAAGGCTCGCGTCTTATGAGTACATTCGGGTTGAAGAAAGGCAGGCTTTCATCTCCCGCCTCTACGCATTGTCAGGAAAGCCAGTCATGCTTAAAGAACATCTCTCTCGCGTTACTCTCGGCGTTATAAGCAGAATTGTACTGGGGGAGAAGTACTTCAGTGAGTTCGAATCCGGGAGGTCGATGTTGACGGTGGAAGAGTGTCAGAAGATGCTGGGTGAGTTGTTCTTGCTTAATGGTGTGTTGAATATTGGGGATTGGATACCGTGGATTGCATTCTTGGACTTGCAGGGGTATGTGAAGAGGATGAAGGCTTTGCGCGATAAATTTGATAGGTTTTATGATCATGTGCTTGAGAAACACAGGGCCAGAAGAGAAGCAGAGGACTTTGTGGCTAAGGACATGGTGGATATGCTTCTGAGATTGGCTGAT
Above is a window of Vitis vinifera cultivar Pinot Noir 40024 chromosome 11, ASM3070453v1 DNA encoding:
- the LOC109123420 gene encoding serine/threonine-protein kinase RIPK-like, yielding MSDVYSFGVVLLKLLTGRRSMDKTRPNREKNLAEWARPQLNYSRKLTRIMDPRVEGQYSEAGAQKAAALAYWCMSHMPKHRPTMSTVVKTLEPLQDYQDIPIGPFMYTVQSENDLHKEEIKEGGEAQKEPKKESSHQGHRLKIRSPKSQTIYSETALRQNLSKTTAQT
- the LOC100254375 gene encoding trimethyltridecatetraene synthase gives rise to the protein MEAPSWVVLALAWLASVALLSKVFSFRPPHKQNLPPGPTPWPIIGNLNLIGHLPHRSLHKLSQKYGQIMELRFGSFPVVVASSSEMAKQFLKTNDHLFASRPHTAAGKYITYNYSNITWAPYGPYWRQGRKIFLTELFSSKRLASYEYIRVEERQAFISRLYALSGKPVMLKEHLSRVTLGVISRIVLGEKYFSEFESGRSMLTVEECQKMLGELFLLNGVLNIGDWIPWIAFLDLQGYVKRMKALRDKFDRFYDHVLEKHRARREAEDFVAKDMVDMLLRLADDPDVEVKLTTDGIKGFTQDLIAGGTDTSATTLEWAMSEVLRQPNIAKKATEELDRVIGRDRWVEEKDIAQLPYIDAIVKETMRLHPIVVLLAPHLALQDCNVAGYDIRRGTRVLVNTWSIGRDPNIWDAPEEFRPERFLGKAIDVKGQSFELLPFGSGRRMCPGYSLGLKMIQSSLANMLHGFHWKLPWDMKTEELNMEEVFGLTTPRKVPLVAVMEPRLQNHLY